The following are from one region of the Paenibacillus sp. JZ16 genome:
- the pgsA gene encoding CDP-diacylglycerol--glycerol-3-phosphate 3-phosphatidyltransferase — protein sequence MNLANKITIARIMLIPLFILFFAEYPLWLTENSRFFGFIHVYGTYIALGVFILASATDKLDGYIARKYNQITNLGKLLDPLADKLLISVALIMMVQSGMVATWIAVAIIAREFVITGLRMVASEQGIALSADSLGKLKMVLQVIAIAAVLLDNYPFQLVTMIQVDEFLMLAAVALTIYSGIHYLLNNYKLIKLS from the coding sequence ATGAACCTTGCCAACAAAATAACGATAGCCAGAATAATGCTGATTCCATTATTCATTCTTTTTTTTGCTGAGTATCCGCTATGGCTGACCGAGAACAGCCGCTTCTTCGGATTTATTCATGTTTATGGAACCTACATCGCGCTGGGCGTGTTCATTCTTGCTTCGGCTACGGACAAGCTGGACGGTTACATCGCGAGGAAATACAATCAAATCACGAATCTCGGAAAACTACTGGATCCGCTCGCGGATAAACTGCTTATATCGGTTGCCTTAATCATGATGGTTCAATCAGGGATGGTTGCGACGTGGATAGCCGTTGCCATCATTGCGCGGGAATTTGTGATCACAGGGCTTAGGATGGTTGCATCCGAGCAGGGAATCGCATTGTCCGCTGACAGTCTCGGCAAATTGAAAATGGTGCTTCAGGTGATAGCCATTGCAGCGGTATTGCTGGATAATTATCCGTTTCAGCTCGTCACTATGATTCAAGTGGATGAATTTCTCATGCTTGCAGCAGTCGCCTTGACGATATATTCGGGCATCCATTATCTGTTGAACAATTATAAACTCATAAAATTGAGCTGA
- the clpP gene encoding ATP-dependent Clp endopeptidase proteolytic subunit ClpP, with the protein MEDETMNVVPYVVEQTNRGERSYDIYSRLLKDRIVFVGAAIDDAIANSIIAQLLFLAAEDPEKDIHMYINSPGGSVSAGFGIYDTMQIIKPQVNTICTGFAASYGAILLLAGAKGKRLALPNSEIMIHQPLGGVQGQATDIAITAKRILKTREKLAQIISERTGQSVERVEKDMERDYFMSAEEAKEYGIIDDIVTKL; encoded by the coding sequence ATGGAGGATGAAACCATGAATGTTGTTCCTTATGTTGTAGAACAAACCAACCGGGGCGAACGATCTTACGATATTTATTCCCGATTGCTGAAGGATCGGATCGTGTTTGTGGGTGCAGCCATCGATGACGCCATCGCTAACAGCATTATCGCACAGCTGTTGTTTCTGGCGGCTGAGGATCCTGAGAAGGATATCCACATGTATATCAATAGTCCGGGCGGCTCGGTATCCGCGGGCTTTGGCATTTACGATACCATGCAGATCATCAAACCTCAAGTCAACACCATCTGCACCGGTTTTGCCGCTTCTTACGGCGCGATCCTGCTGCTGGCCGGGGCCAAAGGCAAACGACTTGCGCTGCCGAACAGCGAGATCATGATCCATCAGCCGCTGGGTGGTGTGCAAGGGCAGGCTACCGATATTGCCATTACGGCAAAACGCATTCTGAAAACCCGTGAGAAGCTGGCACAGATTATATCCGAGCGGACAGGTCAATCCGTCGAACGCGTCGAAAAGGATATGGAGCGGGATTATTTTATGTCGGCGGAAGAAGCGAAGGAATACGGCATCATTGACGATATCGTCACGAAACTGTGA
- a CDS encoding phosphotransferase family protein: MSLEDLIKEVYGSPPLKIEPMSFGHTNQVYSVTLSDEQIILRTNDKPGVLEHTADNIAILSSLGLPVPSVIRTDVSMELVLFAYMILEHFPGRDLRYELEGMTHEQMTELAQQIISYQRSVSELPRGTGFGWVPIGEQGPFSTWTQIIDRDIRQHIDHIIDDVTPETIVQLQHMKQRYTPYFDQVEPICFLDDLTIKNVIVAQGKLQGIVDFDWVCYGDPLYMIALTQTAVVSDIGEQGMPYVEALCRHWGMEQEQRALIDFYSVIHALQFIGFHKKEQNEVCKQRMLSFLLEKINRDTNRTA; encoded by the coding sequence ATGAGCCTGGAGGATCTTATAAAAGAGGTTTACGGCAGCCCGCCGCTGAAGATCGAACCCATGTCATTTGGCCATACCAATCAGGTATATAGTGTGACATTATCCGATGAGCAAATCATTCTCAGAACCAATGACAAGCCCGGCGTCCTAGAGCATACAGCGGACAATATTGCGATTCTTTCTTCATTAGGCTTGCCGGTACCGAGTGTGATCCGAACGGATGTGTCCATGGAATTGGTCCTCTTTGCTTATATGATACTGGAGCACTTCCCCGGACGGGACCTCCGATATGAGCTTGAGGGAATGACGCATGAACAAATGACTGAACTTGCCCAGCAGATCATTTCATACCAACGCAGCGTGTCAGAGCTTCCCCGAGGCACCGGATTCGGATGGGTTCCAATTGGAGAGCAGGGGCCCTTCTCAACCTGGACTCAGATCATCGATCGTGATATCCGCCAGCATATCGATCACATAATCGATGATGTTACTCCGGAGACTATCGTCCAATTGCAACACATGAAGCAGCGTTACACGCCTTATTTTGACCAAGTGGAGCCCATCTGTTTCCTTGATGATCTTACGATCAAGAATGTAATTGTGGCCCAAGGCAAGCTTCAGGGTATCGTTGATTTTGATTGGGTATGCTACGGGGATCCGCTGTACATGATTGCCCTCACCCAGACGGCGGTGGTCTCCGATATTGGAGAGCAGGGGATGCCCTACGTGGAGGCGTTATGCAGGCATTGGGGAATGGAGCAAGAACAGCGGGCGCTAATTGATTTCTATTCTGTTATTCATGCCCTGCAGTTTATCGGCTTTCATAAAAAGGAGCAGAACGAAGTCTGCAAGCAGCGAATGCTCTCATTCCTATTAGAAAAAATCAACCGCGATACAAACAGAACCGCATGA
- a CDS encoding glycosyltransferase: MNTISLCMIVKNEELVLNRCLSCVADIVDEIIIVDTGSTDRTKEIAQSFTELIFDFEWIDDFSAARNFAFSKATQDYILWLDADDILLEEDQLKLKTLKENLTSGIDSVTMLYHLSSDEFGNVTFSLRRNRLVKRNRGFRWIGPVHEYLEVYGNIINSDIAVTHLSSKHDPDTGRNLRIYEKRETAGESFTPRDLFYYANELKDHGQFEKAIDYYEQFLHTEQGWIEDILTACSRLSDCHHELGNGQASFESSIRSLHYAPPRSEFCCRIGYHFFVKNNYDTAIYWYKLATELELPPGYMGFHNPSFSTWLPHLQLAVCYDRIGAHALANQHNEQALVYRPGDETILANQEYFQNKLQELQNDQERPSP; this comes from the coding sequence TTGAACACTATCAGCCTGTGCATGATCGTAAAAAACGAGGAACTCGTGTTAAACCGCTGTTTATCCTGTGTTGCCGACATCGTGGATGAGATCATCATTGTCGATACAGGATCTACCGATCGTACAAAAGAAATCGCTCAATCCTTTACAGAGCTCATCTTTGATTTTGAGTGGATTGACGATTTCTCGGCTGCGCGTAATTTCGCTTTTAGTAAGGCTACCCAGGACTATATCCTGTGGCTCGATGCTGACGACATACTGCTGGAAGAAGACCAGCTCAAGTTAAAAACGCTTAAAGAAAACCTTACATCCGGCATCGATTCCGTAACCATGCTCTACCATTTAAGTTCGGACGAATTTGGCAATGTCACCTTCAGTCTCCGGCGCAACCGTCTTGTGAAGCGAAACAGAGGCTTCCGATGGATCGGACCCGTCCATGAGTATCTAGAGGTCTACGGCAATATTATCAATAGCGATATCGCGGTTACCCATCTCAGCTCGAAGCATGACCCCGATACCGGCCGGAATCTTAGAATCTACGAGAAGCGTGAGACGGCTGGCGAATCGTTCACGCCACGAGATTTATTCTATTATGCGAATGAATTGAAGGATCACGGCCAATTCGAGAAAGCTATTGATTATTACGAACAATTTTTACATACGGAACAGGGCTGGATTGAGGATATACTCACGGCCTGCAGCAGGCTATCCGATTGCCATCACGAGCTCGGAAATGGGCAAGCCTCTTTTGAATCCTCTATCAGATCCTTGCATTATGCGCCACCGCGGTCCGAATTCTGCTGCCGCATTGGTTACCATTTTTTCGTGAAAAACAACTACGATACGGCCATTTACTGGTATAAACTGGCGACCGAGCTTGAGCTGCCTCCGGGTTATATGGGATTTCACAACCCCTCCTTCTCCACCTGGCTGCCTCACCTGCAATTGGCCGTTTGTTACGACCGGATCGGAGCCCATGCTCTTGCCAATCAGCATAATGAGCAGGCGCTTGTCTATCGTCCAGGCGATGAAACGATACTGGCGAACCAGGAATATTTTCAAAACAAGCTGCAGGAGCTTCAAAATGACCAAGAACGGCCCAGTCCATAG
- a CDS encoding antibiotic biosynthesis monooxygenase family protein, which produces MILEVAMLQVKPGLTSDFERNFQTASGIISQMEGYIHHELKRCLEDSHKYVLLVKWETLEDHTIGFRGSAEYQEWKELLHHFYDPFPVVEHFEDVYIK; this is translated from the coding sequence ATGATACTCGAAGTGGCCATGCTGCAAGTGAAACCAGGGCTTACGTCAGATTTTGAACGCAATTTCCAAACCGCCTCAGGGATCATATCCCAGATGGAGGGGTATATCCATCATGAGTTGAAGCGATGCCTGGAGGATTCGCACAAATACGTTCTATTGGTGAAATGGGAGACGCTGGAGGATCACACGATAGGTTTTAGGGGATCCGCCGAATATCAGGAATGGAAAGAATTGCTGCATCACTTTTATGATCCATTCCCCGTCGTTGAACATTTTGAAGATGTGTACATAAAGTGA
- the fosB gene encoding metallothiol transferase FosB, whose product MKLQAINHLCFSVSELERSIAFYRDVFEAKLLVKGRKLAYFDLNGLWIALNEEDVDRSTSNRTYTHIAFTMEEEEYETTLLRLQALQVEILPGRAREEKDKKSIYFLDPDGHMFEFHTGSMKDRLDYYRADKEHMTFYDAE is encoded by the coding sequence ATGAAACTGCAGGCCATTAACCATCTCTGTTTTTCTGTTTCGGAATTGGAACGGTCCATCGCTTTTTATAGGGACGTATTTGAAGCCAAACTTCTGGTTAAAGGGAGAAAGCTGGCATATTTTGATCTGAACGGACTGTGGATTGCTTTAAATGAAGAAGATGTCGACAGGAGCACCTCGAATAGAACATATACGCATATTGCCTTTACTATGGAAGAGGAGGAGTATGAAACAACGCTGCTTCGTCTGCAAGCGCTCCAGGTGGAGATTTTGCCGGGAAGGGCAAGGGAGGAGAAGGACAAGAAGTCGATCTACTTCCTGGACCCGGATGGGCATATGTTCGAGTTTCATACGGGCTCCATGAAGGACAGGCTGGACTATTACCGCGCGGATAAAGAGCATATGACCTTTTACGATGCCGAATAG
- a CDS encoding Ig-like domain-containing protein has protein sequence MSLNRKTTKMFLVVVMMLAMVFPTSVFAASGDVTSIEFDTNESKIYLTVNETSEQLRVLANIEGSSTKKDVTNESTWTSSNTRIVKVDGGLIIPLEKGTARVTAKYKGAIKTIDVDVKFAIDEFKLDQPNKVEHKLGTEGLTVKALADGTNDVTTEAKWTTSDDSVVKVSKGELTLVGLGSATVTAEYKGLKASFTVKVIAPYQKLAIVPGEDLELLVGDAPVELKVFAKQSETDTGMDVTDKIELKSSNSSVATIEDGKLKPVALGKSTISVSYLGSTAKLDVYVRNPYEALILDQTDFIKNPVLFMNDSITVQAKVRNAASQSIDVPGEWTSSNPLAVSVNGGVITARASGTSTIKVSYLGISKEFSVKVYPTVTKFEAADTEVDVLKGESKSFPKVTGTLLDDEKEDFSSAVNWTSSDEKVVTTEDGKIKAIDAGTATITGKIGSRVVATVPVTVNEKVLVLLPDVEEYQLVMGRSIALPKVNAVFEDGTESDVTSSVEWSLTGSAAVIKDGTIKGLTKGSTTLKGTYLNKEVKIPVVVEQEVVKIVVEPENIDLNIKKSKSIKVTGYYSNGKTVSLSSKMNWSSSDTAIVTVSRTSVKAVAEGKATITGSYQGKEVTVKVNVVPKMKKLIVSEKKLNLKPGDVKTVTVTAEFDTGAKINVGDTAVWTTSNSNVAKVTNGRIEAIAKGTARIKGQYNSKTVSITVSVK, from the coding sequence ATGAGCTTAAACAGAAAGACAACGAAGATGTTTCTTGTCGTTGTGATGATGTTGGCGATGGTTTTTCCAACCAGCGTATTCGCCGCCTCCGGGGACGTAACGTCGATTGAATTTGATACGAACGAGAGCAAAATTTACTTAACCGTTAATGAAACCTCGGAACAACTTCGAGTATTGGCTAACATTGAAGGCTCTTCTACGAAGAAGGATGTAACCAATGAGTCGACGTGGACTTCGTCCAACACGAGAATTGTAAAGGTTGACGGTGGACTTATCATTCCACTGGAGAAAGGTACAGCCCGAGTTACGGCAAAATACAAAGGCGCGATCAAGACGATTGACGTCGACGTTAAATTTGCCATTGACGAGTTTAAACTGGATCAGCCCAATAAAGTGGAGCATAAGCTTGGAACGGAAGGTCTAACCGTTAAAGCCTTGGCTGACGGAACAAACGACGTAACCACGGAAGCGAAGTGGACCACTTCCGATGACAGCGTTGTAAAAGTAAGCAAAGGCGAACTGACCCTTGTGGGTCTGGGAAGCGCAACCGTGACTGCGGAATACAAAGGACTCAAAGCTTCCTTCACGGTGAAAGTCATTGCACCTTACCAAAAGCTTGCGATCGTTCCGGGTGAAGATCTGGAGCTCTTGGTTGGCGATGCGCCTGTTGAGCTGAAAGTATTCGCTAAGCAGTCGGAGACCGATACAGGTATGGACGTGACGGATAAAATAGAGTTGAAATCGTCCAATTCTTCCGTAGCTACAATTGAGGATGGCAAGCTAAAGCCGGTTGCGTTGGGTAAATCTACGATCAGCGTGAGCTATCTGGGTTCAACGGCCAAATTGGATGTGTATGTGCGCAATCCTTATGAAGCTTTGATTCTGGATCAGACGGATTTTATCAAGAATCCGGTTCTGTTCATGAATGATTCGATTACGGTACAAGCCAAGGTTCGCAACGCGGCTTCGCAATCCATCGACGTGCCCGGGGAATGGACCTCATCCAACCCGCTGGCTGTTTCTGTTAATGGTGGCGTGATTACAGCGAGAGCTTCGGGAACCTCTACCATTAAAGTTAGTTACTTGGGAATCAGTAAAGAATTCTCGGTTAAAGTATATCCGACCGTGACCAAGTTTGAGGCAGCTGATACGGAAGTGGATGTGCTGAAAGGCGAATCCAAGTCCTTCCCTAAAGTGACGGGAACGCTTCTGGACGACGAGAAAGAGGACTTCAGCAGCGCGGTTAACTGGACTTCCAGCGATGAGAAAGTGGTAACGACCGAAGACGGCAAAATCAAAGCCATCGACGCCGGTACAGCAACGATCACCGGTAAGATCGGCTCCAGAGTAGTAGCGACGGTGCCGGTTACCGTCAATGAAAAAGTGCTGGTACTTCTGCCGGATGTAGAAGAGTATCAGCTGGTTATGGGAAGAAGCATTGCGCTGCCGAAAGTAAATGCTGTATTTGAAGATGGCACGGAGAGCGATGTGACCTCTTCCGTTGAATGGTCACTGACGGGCTCTGCGGCTGTCATTAAAGACGGTACGATCAAGGGCTTAACGAAAGGCTCGACGACACTGAAAGGCACTTACCTGAATAAAGAAGTCAAGATTCCGGTCGTGGTGGAACAGGAAGTTGTGAAGATCGTTGTAGAGCCGGAGAATATCGATCTCAACATCAAGAAATCCAAATCGATTAAAGTTACAGGCTATTACAGCAACGGCAAAACGGTTTCGCTCTCATCCAAGATGAATTGGAGTTCTTCGGACACTGCGATTGTGACGGTATCCAGAACCTCCGTTAAGGCGGTTGCCGAGGGTAAGGCAACGATTACGGGTTCATACCAAGGCAAAGAAGTTACCGTTAAGGTAAACGTGGTTCCGAAAATGAAGAAATTGATTGTCAGCGAGAAGAAACTGAACTTGAAGCCCGGTGACGTCAAAACCGTTACGGTTACGGCCGAATTCGATACCGGCGCGAAAATAAATGTTGGAGACACCGCCGTTTGGACAACCAGCAACTCCAACGTTGCCAAAGTAACGAACGGACGTATTGAAGCGATCGCGAAGGGAACCGCCCGCATTAAAGGGCAGTACAATTCAAAGACCGTATCCATTACCGTCTCTGTCAAATAG
- a CDS encoding sigma-70 family RNA polymerase sigma factor, translated as MTIFRPSVTPPADLSFEEMNATLHRYCLSLTNSSWDSDDLVQDTWIKALEHLKQRSHVNHEALLLRIAKNTWIDRVRRDQIYRRILDEKLEHVLPREEASNEDSKLNIEFAFQWLLEHLSPLQRTVLVLREVYEYSVSETAVKLKTTEGAVKAALHRAHKVLQSLDPEEEELELAMPEDEEMTLNLQALAEAYQSGDVEAVVRLIQWNSSEASAIGCMVPMQVETPSASYMMYGGYSSDMRMAA; from the coding sequence ATGACGATATTTCGACCGAGCGTTACCCCTCCGGCTGATCTAAGCTTTGAGGAAATGAATGCTACCCTGCACAGATATTGTCTGTCCCTCACAAACTCCTCATGGGATTCCGATGATCTGGTGCAGGACACTTGGATCAAGGCACTGGAGCATCTGAAGCAGCGGAGCCATGTCAACCACGAAGCGCTGCTGCTGCGGATTGCCAAGAATACATGGATTGACCGGGTTCGCCGGGATCAGATCTATAGACGAATTCTGGATGAGAAGCTGGAACATGTTTTGCCTAGGGAAGAAGCGTCGAACGAGGACAGCAAACTGAACATCGAGTTCGCTTTTCAATGGCTGCTGGAACACTTGTCGCCCCTGCAGAGAACGGTGCTGGTGCTCCGTGAAGTGTACGAATATTCTGTTTCGGAAACTGCGGTGAAACTGAAAACGACGGAGGGAGCGGTGAAAGCGGCCCTTCATCGAGCTCACAAAGTGCTGCAATCGCTGGATCCGGAGGAAGAGGAACTTGAATTGGCTATGCCGGAAGACGAGGAGATGACCCTGAATCTTCAGGCATTGGCAGAGGCATACCAATCCGGGGACGTTGAAGCGGTCGTGAGGCTTATTCAATGGAATAGCAGTGAAGCATCAGCCATCGGCTGCATGGTTCCGATGCAGGTTGAAACACCGAGCGCAAGTTATATGATGTACGGCGGATATTCGTCCGACATGAGAATGGCCGCGTAA
- a CDS encoding PhzF family phenazine biosynthesis protein: protein MKSINVLHYDAFSVQPNKGNPAGVVLNADDLTEEEMQSIARSVGFNETTFILQSEQADIRLRYFTPGHEMNLCGHATMASMYALKTRGLLPEKETVWIETKVGSLPIEYQNAEGLLTMKMKQDHPQFISYEGDVDRLASSIGLKRDDLDLSMPIVYGSTGIWTLLVPIKGLHHFDRMVPDNAVFPDILTENPKASLHPFCLETMDASSFMHARHFSSPYSGTIEDPVTGTASGVMGAYYLTYLNPELSSARFSIEQGQEMGKDGRVHVHVNRRKETMDVYISGTAVFVKEFQVSY, encoded by the coding sequence ATGAAATCTATAAACGTGCTTCATTACGATGCATTCTCCGTGCAGCCTAACAAGGGGAATCCTGCTGGGGTGGTTCTGAATGCAGATGATCTGACGGAGGAGGAGATGCAATCCATCGCTCGCAGCGTTGGATTCAATGAAACCACCTTTATCTTACAATCAGAGCAAGCAGATATCAGATTGAGGTATTTTACTCCGGGCCATGAAATGAATTTATGCGGCCATGCCACCATGGCATCCATGTATGCTTTAAAAACCAGGGGACTGCTGCCGGAAAAAGAAACCGTGTGGATTGAGACCAAGGTGGGCAGTTTGCCTATAGAATATCAAAATGCCGAGGGCCTGTTAACCATGAAGATGAAGCAGGATCACCCTCAATTCATATCCTACGAGGGTGATGTAGACCGTCTAGCATCATCCATAGGTCTGAAACGTGACGATTTGGACTTAAGTATGCCCATCGTCTATGGAAGCACGGGGATTTGGACATTGTTGGTTCCGATAAAAGGGTTGCATCATTTTGACCGGATGGTGCCTGATAATGCAGTGTTCCCGGACATTTTAACCGAAAACCCCAAGGCCTCACTGCATCCTTTTTGCCTGGAAACGATGGATGCGTCTTCGTTCATGCACGCGAGACATTTCTCATCGCCGTATTCGGGTACCATTGAAGACCCGGTAACTGGAACTGCATCGGGGGTAATGGGGGCTTATTATTTGACTTACCTGAACCCTGAGTTATCCTCCGCTCGATTTAGTATTGAACAAGGCCAGGAAATGGGGAAAGACGGTAGAGTGCATGTTCATGTGAACCGTCGTAAAGAGACCATGGATGTCTATATTTCCGGTACGGCGGTGTTTGTCAAAGAATTCCAGGTTAGCTATTGA
- a CDS encoding 8-oxo-dGTP diphosphatase, translated as MCMIQDGSSVLLMNRPDAKGFPGYIAPGGKVDFPESIVNGAIREVREETGLIVKDIVYKGLEESCEPNTGLRYMVFNYLATSFEGELLEHPPEGELLWVDRDEALKLPMQDWFKRRFPLFFEEGTFELSEIWDEKTGIVLDETIKRYPAKSPQAAGIVD; from the coding sequence ATGTGCATGATACAAGACGGAAGCAGCGTTCTGCTGATGAACAGACCGGATGCCAAAGGATTTCCCGGATATATTGCGCCCGGCGGCAAAGTGGATTTTCCGGAAAGCATTGTAAACGGAGCCATTCGGGAGGTGCGGGAAGAAACCGGCTTGATTGTAAAGGACATCGTCTATAAAGGCCTGGAGGAATCGTGTGAGCCGAACACAGGTCTACGGTACATGGTGTTTAATTATTTGGCCACCTCCTTTGAAGGGGAATTGCTGGAGCATCCCCCTGAAGGAGAGCTGTTATGGGTGGACCGGGATGAGGCATTAAAGCTGCCTATGCAGGATTGGTTTAAACGCCGGTTTCCGTTGTTTTTTGAAGAAGGTACGTTTGAATTAAGCGAGATTTGGGACGAGAAGACCGGGATTGTTCTGGATGAAACCATCAAGCGGTATCCGGCGAAATCACCTCAGGCGGCAGGGATCGTTGATTAA
- a CDS encoding HAD family hydrolase, which produces MMVRAVFFDLFETLITEFANGKRVSKRSYDYMNRLGLSEAEFKREWSIRFEQRMNGHFPNYHAVIRDILDSRSLPYHQEHVEFLYQSRVSEKKIPFNTISNEICRMLDLLRERGLKVGLISNCSEEEVISFGQSGLAPYFDDVIFSYEVGVAKPNPEIYRLACDRLCVTPQESLFIGDGGSDELRGASNAGLRPYHAYWYNTFIESEHEKIHQPLQVLDLIESSIKKESPNNETAGH; this is translated from the coding sequence ATGATGGTCAGGGCGGTGTTCTTCGATTTATTCGAGACGTTAATTACGGAATTCGCAAACGGCAAGCGGGTGTCCAAGAGGTCCTATGATTATATGAATAGACTCGGGCTATCCGAAGCGGAGTTTAAACGGGAGTGGAGCATCCGGTTTGAGCAAAGAATGAATGGTCATTTTCCCAACTATCACGCGGTGATCCGGGATATCCTTGATTCCCGGAGTTTACCTTATCATCAGGAACATGTAGAGTTTCTCTACCAGTCGAGAGTCAGCGAGAAGAAAATCCCTTTCAATACGATATCGAATGAGATCTGCAGGATGCTGGATCTTTTGCGTGAAAGGGGTCTGAAGGTGGGCTTGATCAGCAATTGCTCGGAAGAAGAGGTGATTTCTTTTGGCCAGAGCGGATTGGCGCCTTACTTCGATGACGTTATCTTCTCATATGAAGTTGGGGTAGCCAAACCGAACCCGGAAATCTATCGATTGGCTTGTGACCGGTTGTGCGTAACACCACAGGAATCTCTGTTTATCGGGGATGGCGGTTCAGATGAGCTGAGAGGCGCCAGCAATGCCGGTCTTAGGCCATATCACGCCTATTGGTACAACACGTTTATTGAGAGCGAGCATGAGAAGATCCATCAACCGCTGCAAGTGCTGGATCTTATCGAATCTTCTATTAAAAAGGAGTCGCCCAACAATGAAACTGCAGGCCATTAA